From one Spartinivicinus poritis genomic stretch:
- a CDS encoding substrate-binding periplasmic protein, with product MSIMWISSAVAQTVSVAIAEWPPYAVKSLEDGGKYTKRVIDSLKSAGFKAHLVWHDNWLTAYNRTQVAKDDASIFWVCNPERADHFYYSNPFQVIQTVMFHLKSNNYQWNNLSDLKGRGPFGITTAYYYGDNFSEAAKKYNFNLREVRRESLVFNLLIYGRVNYVPTDILNGLELIERHVPKESQSYITYNPKPIEVGYLHLIIAKSHPQAKIILNGINKAIALLDDKYAKQLALKSLKDSCPTIEQAL from the coding sequence ATGAGTATAATGTGGATCAGCTCTGCTGTTGCTCAGACAGTATCTGTTGCTATTGCAGAGTGGCCTCCCTATGCAGTTAAATCACTGGAAGACGGTGGAAAATATACCAAGCGTGTCATTGATTCATTAAAATCAGCAGGTTTTAAAGCTCACCTGGTTTGGCATGATAATTGGCTAACTGCATATAACCGAACTCAAGTTGCAAAAGATGATGCTAGTATTTTTTGGGTCTGTAACCCAGAGCGGGCAGATCATTTTTACTACTCTAATCCTTTCCAAGTTATTCAAACAGTTATGTTTCATTTAAAATCAAACAATTACCAATGGAATAATTTGTCAGATCTTAAAGGCCGTGGACCTTTTGGTATTACGACAGCCTATTATTATGGTGATAACTTCAGTGAAGCCGCTAAAAAGTATAATTTCAATTTACGAGAAGTAAGACGGGAGTCATTAGTTTTTAATTTACTTATTTATGGACGAGTCAACTATGTACCTACCGATATTTTAAATGGTTTAGAGCTTATTGAAAGACATGTCCCCAAAGAGTCTCAATCTTATATCACCTATAACCCTAAACCAATTGAAGTAGGTTATTTGCATTTAATAATAGCCAAAAGCCACCCTCAAGCAAAAATAATACTTAATGGTATAAATAAGGCAATAGCTTTACTTGATGATAAATATGCTAAGCAACTAGCCTTAAAAAGTTTAAAAGACTCATGCCCAACTATTGAGCAAGCTCTATGA
- a CDS encoding DUF1570 domain-containing protein, giving the protein MWQRATEEQRRQLLAQIGIQLPNNKISYQPIQKIPSSEVKPIPKTVIDVEGWQMGDYQCAPTTREITEIEPTSRIYKWVDQQGKVHFTDKAPQQQRVADLSQKYTKKAQYFRLTVEQQGDSLPNWMKDKLTADTQKIFHIMTRNMPLADLRQVTLTIKVFDQLDQFSRYRSEVAPTLKTNSGFYNPRLNVAAVMRQRNDQTTYAVARHEATHVIIAGLFGFIPSWFTEGLAEYFEQMELLGQLAIIKPNRGWLRLLTRQQQQNQLMSLNQYLSFSGRTWYEQDLATMYATAWSIVYFLMERPDTQLVLSKYMKALSENKCKTIDAKIFFEENYPGGLKALDQQWQYWLGSVSIAAHRY; this is encoded by the coding sequence ATGTGGCAGAGGGCCACTGAAGAGCAGCGTCGTCAGTTGTTAGCTCAAATTGGTATTCAGTTACCAAATAACAAGATAAGCTACCAACCAATACAAAAAATACCTAGCTCAGAAGTAAAGCCTATTCCAAAAACAGTTATTGATGTAGAAGGGTGGCAAATGGGCGACTACCAATGCGCTCCTACCACTCGTGAAATAACTGAAATAGAGCCTACTAGCCGTATTTATAAATGGGTTGATCAGCAAGGCAAAGTACATTTTACTGATAAGGCACCCCAGCAGCAGAGAGTTGCAGATTTATCTCAAAAGTATACGAAAAAGGCACAGTATTTTCGGTTGACAGTAGAACAGCAAGGCGACAGTTTGCCTAATTGGATGAAAGATAAACTGACAGCTGATACCCAAAAAATATTTCATATTATGACAAGAAATATGCCTTTAGCTGATTTGCGTCAGGTAACATTAACAATCAAGGTATTTGACCAGCTGGACCAGTTTAGCCGTTATCGGTCAGAAGTGGCGCCCACATTAAAAACCAATAGTGGTTTTTACAACCCAAGACTTAATGTGGCTGCGGTCATGCGCCAACGAAACGATCAAACTACCTATGCTGTTGCCCGTCATGAGGCCACCCACGTTATTATTGCAGGACTTTTTGGCTTTATCCCTAGTTGGTTTACTGAAGGGCTAGCTGAGTACTTTGAACAAATGGAGCTTTTAGGGCAGTTAGCTATTATTAAACCAAATAGGGGCTGGCTACGCTTATTAACTAGGCAGCAGCAGCAAAATCAGTTAATGAGTCTTAATCAGTATTTAAGTTTTTCAGGCAGGACGTGGTATGAGCAAGATTTAGCTACTATGTATGCTACAGCCTGGTCGATAGTTTATTTTCTGATGGAACGGCCCGACACTCAGCTAGTTTTGAGTAAATATATGAAAGCTCTAAGCGAAAATAAATGCAAAACAATAGATGCAAAAATATTTTTTGAAGAAAATTATCCT
- a CDS encoding HD-GYP domain-containing protein, which produces MSEYIEKKLHVSELEVGMHVVRLDKPWLETAFLLQGFIIQSQEDIKALTEECNHVYIQGKLQSAEGKPIKAKSNLPKRQAVYINKVNFEQEIEKASVSFRQARSLAKNIMNGIRIGRALDINEAKEAVSECVNSILRNPDTLRWLTQIKQQDEYTAEHSMNVCILSATFARYLGMSSSEIETIGLCGLLHDVGKAKVPEEILNKPGKLDPDENSIMQMHTVYGKDILTAAENKYLITVDVAHSHHERVDGTGYPRKLQSRQIPVYAKIVALADVYDAITSCRCYDGSRTSLTALNIIYNEMGTHFDAELAREFIKCIGIYPPGSIVEMTNGEVGIVISNDDIRRLKPRVLLLLNELKEPRKQRLVDLTKIDLDAESKPYVIKRELINGTYGIDIKDYFNFITSSSLAKNSNKKDSNDIRNATSSLTSSSEVTQN; this is translated from the coding sequence ATGAGCGAGTATATAGAAAAGAAGCTACATGTATCAGAGTTAGAAGTCGGTATGCATGTTGTTCGACTAGATAAACCTTGGCTAGAAACAGCATTCCTATTACAAGGTTTTATCATTCAATCACAAGAAGATATCAAGGCTCTAACTGAGGAATGTAACCACGTCTATATTCAAGGAAAGCTGCAAAGCGCTGAAGGAAAGCCAATAAAAGCTAAATCTAACTTACCCAAACGCCAAGCTGTTTATATTAACAAAGTTAACTTCGAGCAAGAAATTGAAAAAGCTTCTGTTAGCTTTCGCCAAGCTCGCAGCTTGGCCAAGAATATTATGAATGGTATTCGTATTGGTAGAGCACTTGATATTAACGAAGCAAAAGAAGCAGTATCTGAATGTGTTAACAGTATATTACGCAACCCTGATACGCTTCGTTGGTTAACCCAAATTAAGCAGCAAGATGAATACACTGCAGAACATAGTATGAATGTTTGCATTTTATCTGCAACATTTGCTCGCTACCTTGGTATGTCTAGTTCTGAAATAGAAACAATTGGTCTCTGTGGCTTACTACATGATGTAGGTAAAGCAAAAGTACCTGAAGAAATTCTAAATAAACCTGGCAAGTTAGACCCTGATGAAAATAGTATTATGCAAATGCATACTGTTTATGGCAAAGATATTTTAACTGCTGCTGAAAATAAATATCTAATTACTGTTGATGTAGCTCATTCCCACCATGAAAGAGTTGATGGCACAGGTTATCCTCGTAAACTTCAGTCTAGACAAATTCCAGTTTACGCTAAAATAGTAGCGCTTGCAGATGTTTATGATGCAATAACTAGCTGCCGTTGTTATGATGGCAGCAGAACTTCATTAACGGCTCTTAATATCATTTACAATGAAATGGGAACACATTTCGATGCAGAACTAGCACGAGAGTTTATTAAATGTATCGGTATCTATCCCCCAGGCAGTATCGTAGAAATGACCAATGGTGAAGTCGGTATTGTCATTAGTAATGATGACATCCGTAGATTAAAGCCCAGGGTTCTACTACTACTAAATGAATTAAAAGAGCCAAGAAAGCAACGACTGGTCGATTTAACTAAAATAGATTTAGATGCCGAAAGTAAACCTTACGTTATTAAACGAGAACTAATAAATGGCACTTATGGTATTGATATAAAAGACTATTTCAATTTTATAACAAGTAGCTCATTGGCAAAAAATTCCAATAAAAAAGACAGTAATGATATACGAAATGCTACTAGCTCACTCACTAGCTCTAGTGAGGTAACTCAAAATTAA